ATTTAATCCTTCCGCTATCAACATTAAATTTATAGCGTTCCAATAAATTCTTTAATACTCTTCCATTTACTGTGTCGCTTTCAGTTTACCAAAAGGCTCTTAATTTTTTGGCCTTGGAACTTCCATAAATGTTATATTTAATAGCATGTATATCGATTCCAGTGATATTTTGTATAAAATCGTAAAAAGTCCGATCAGTAAAATCTAAAACATAGCCAGTATCCATTTCAAAAAGCGTTTCTAAATATCTTTTTTCAATATCTGTTAAGCTGGACAAAATAATTACCTTTTGTTTTTAATGTGGATACAAAGGATACCTATGGTAAAAAGTCATAGATATCCAATAAGATTTACTGACATCCCTCACATTCGATCGAGCGGTCAGCTACGTCGTTTAGCTTTTCGCTATCTGGCGACTCAGAGCGTAGATAATAAGTTGATTTTAGTCCAAGCTCCCATGCAAGCATATAAATTTCACTTAGATAGCCGCCGCTTGCTTTGTCTAGGCTCATAAAGATATTTAGACTTTGCCCTTGATCGATCCATTTTTGGCGGATCGCACCTGCTTTTATGAGAATTCTCTGATCAAGCTCGTAAGCTGGCGTGTAAAACTGCCAAGTGTCAGGGCTTAAATTTGGCACGACATTTGGGATCATACCGCTTAGGTTGTGCTCAAACCACTTGCGTTTATAGACTGGCTCGATGGTCTGAGTAGTGCCGACAAGGATAGAGATCGAGCTAGTTGGAGCGATCGCCATTAGGTAGCCGTTTCTCATGCCGTCACGCTTGACCCTTTCTCTTAGCTTGTCCCAGTCGCAGACATTTTCGTCAAATAGCCCACCTTTGTCGTTTAAAAGGGCTTTTGCGTTCTCGTTCGCGGTATCTATCGGCATGATGCCTTTGCTCCATTTTGAGCCCTCAAATTTTGGATAGACGCCCTTTTCTACGGCTAAATTTGAGCTAGCATAGATCGCGTTGTAGCTTATGTTTTCCATTATGCTATCAATGAGCGCCAAATGCTCATAACTGCCCCATTTTACGTTTTTCTCAGCTAGCATTTGCGCCTCGCCCATGACACCAAGGCCGATCGAGCGAGATGATAGGTTTGTGTGTTTTACCTTTTTGTGTGGGTAGAAATTTAGGTCTATAACGTTATCAAGCATCCTGATAGCTATCGGCACGACACGCTCGATGTCCTCTTTGCTATTTATCTTGCTTAAATTTATACTTGCAAGGTTGCAAACCGCCGTTTTGCCCTCGATACTCTCTTTTTCTACGATAAAAATTTGCTTACCTTTTAGGCTATCAAGCGCGCTAAGCTTTTTGGCTTTTTTAGTTATGCCGCTATCGACCGTGACGTCTTCTTCTTCATCAAATAGCTCCTCGCCGCCATCTTCATAAGTGATCTTGATCTTGTAGTAGTTTGGCGCTGTATTTTGGAAAATTTCAGTGCATAAATTTGAGCTTCTGATGATGCCCTCGTGGTCGTTTGGATTTGCTTTGTTGGCATTGTCTTTAAAGCACAAAAATGGCATGCCAGTTTCAAAATAGCTAGTTAAAATTTTCTTCCAAAGCTCTTTTGCAAGGATGGTGTTTTTCTGGATATTTTCGTCGTTTTCATACTCCAAGTATCTCTTCTCAAACTCCTCGCCGTAAAGGTCGCAAAGGTCGCTTACTTGAGCTGGGTCAAAAAGACTCCAGCGGCCATTTTCTTTGACACGCTTCATAAATAGGTCGTTTATCCAAAGTGCAGGGAAAAGCTCGTGCGCACGGCGTCTCTCTTCGCCTGAGTTTTTACGAAGATCGAGAAAATCGCTCACGTCCATGTGCCAAGGCTCGATATAAACGGCGATCGCGCCCTTTCTAGTGCCTAGCTGATCGACCGCTACTGCGATGTCGTTTGTCACTTTTAAAAATGGTATGATACCGCCAGCTGCGTTTTTATGTCCGTCGATACTGCCGCCCATCGCACGCACCTTGCTCCAGTCCCAGCCGATACCGCCGCCAAATTTTGAAAGTAGCGCCATCTCTTTGTAGCTATCAAAAATGCCCTCGATATTATCAGGCGTGCTGCCTACGTAACAGCTGCTTAGCTGGTGACGCGTCGTACGGGCATTTGAGAGCGTCGGAGTGGCGAGCATCACTTCAAATTTAGAGATGAGATCGTAAAATTTCTTCGCCCAACCTTGGCTGTCTAGCTCATTTTGCGCAAGGAACATCGCGATCGCCATAAACATATGCTGTGGAAGCTCGATTGGCATGCCATTCTTATCTTTGATGAGATAGCGGTCATAAAGCGTTTTGATACCAAGGTATGCAAACTGAAGGTCGCGCTCAGGCTTGATGTAAGCGTTTAGATCCTCTAAGTCGTACTTCTCTTTTAGCCCAGGGATGATGCGGCCTACCTTTTCGCCCTTTGCGAGGTAGTCTTTTAGGTGGTTGTAGCCATTAAAGCCGGTTACTTTGTGATAAAGGTCGAACAAAAATAGTCTCGCAGCGACAAATGTCCAATTTGGACGGTCGATGTCGATCTTATCAACTGCTGTTTTTATAAGAGTTTGCTGAATTTCCTCAGTCGTTATCATATCTCTAAACTGGATTTTCGCATCTACTTCAAGTTCACTAAGGCTTACGTTGCTAAGGCCAAAAACGGCTTCATTTGTATATTTTTTAATCTTACTTATATCAAGCTCTTCTGTTCTGCCATTACGTTTTATAACTTTCAAAAATATCTCTCCATGTTAAATTTTAATTTGGGATTTTATCCAAAAGGAGATAAAAACTCTCTTTGTTAAAAAAGTGATTTTAGATATAAAATTTAATTCGAAAAATAATATTTTATTTTTAAAAAATTAAAAAATTTGATCTTATTTTAAAATGATTGTAAAAATTTTTGAAGCGATGTCTTGAAGCAAGAAGCATAAATTTGCCTCTTGCATTTAAATTTACTTACCAAAGACTCTAGCGAAAATTTTATCTACATTTTTGGTGTAGTAGTTGTAGTCAAAGCACTCTTTGATCTCATCTTTGCTAAGGCTCTTAGTTAGGTCCTCGTCGTTTAGCAAATTTTGTAAAAATAGACTGTGACCTTGCTCGTCTATCGCTTTTTTGCCCTCTTGTAAGTCCGCCCAGACCTTCATGGCGTTGCGCTGAACGATTTTGTAAGCATCCTCTCTAGAGATTCCACGCTGTGGTAGCTGCAAAAGCACGCGCTGTGAAAAGACTAAGCCACCTGTTAAATTTAAATTTTTCATCATATTTTCTGGATAGACGACTAAATTTGCTATCAAATTTTTGATGCGAACCAGCATAAAATCAGCGGTGATAAACATATCTGGTAGGATAAATCTCTCGACCGAGCTGTGGCTGATGTCACGCTCGTGCCAAAGGGCGACGTTTTCAAGTGCAGGTGTGACGTATGAGCGTAGCACTCTACAAAGGCCGGTGATGTTTTCACTAAGGACTGGATTGCGTTTATGTGGCATAGCACTTGAGCCCTTTTGTCCTGGGCTAAAATACTCCTCCGCCTCATAAACCTCCGTCCTTTGGTAGTGTCT
This is a stretch of genomic DNA from Campylobacter concisus. It encodes these proteins:
- a CDS encoding ribonucleoside-diphosphate reductase subunit alpha; the encoded protein is MKVIKRNGRTEELDISKIKKYTNEAVFGLSNVSLSELEVDAKIQFRDMITTEEIQQTLIKTAVDKIDIDRPNWTFVAARLFLFDLYHKVTGFNGYNHLKDYLAKGEKVGRIIPGLKEKYDLEDLNAYIKPERDLQFAYLGIKTLYDRYLIKDKNGMPIELPQHMFMAIAMFLAQNELDSQGWAKKFYDLISKFEVMLATPTLSNARTTRHQLSSCYVGSTPDNIEGIFDSYKEMALLSKFGGGIGWDWSKVRAMGGSIDGHKNAAGGIIPFLKVTNDIAVAVDQLGTRKGAIAVYIEPWHMDVSDFLDLRKNSGEERRRAHELFPALWINDLFMKRVKENGRWSLFDPAQVSDLCDLYGEEFEKRYLEYENDENIQKNTILAKELWKKILTSYFETGMPFLCFKDNANKANPNDHEGIIRSSNLCTEIFQNTAPNYYKIKITYEDGGEELFDEEEDVTVDSGITKKAKKLSALDSLKGKQIFIVEKESIEGKTAVCNLASINLSKINSKEDIERVVPIAIRMLDNVIDLNFYPHKKVKHTNLSSRSIGLGVMGEAQMLAEKNVKWGSYEHLALIDSIMENISYNAIYASSNLAVEKGVYPKFEGSKWSKGIMPIDTANENAKALLNDKGGLFDENVCDWDKLRERVKRDGMRNGYLMAIAPTSSISILVGTTQTIEPVYKRKWFEHNLSGMIPNVVPNLSPDTWQFYTPAYELDQRILIKAGAIRQKWIDQGQSLNIFMSLDKASGGYLSEIYMLAWELGLKSTYYLRSESPDSEKLNDVADRSIECEGCQ